From the Planifilum fulgidum genome, one window contains:
- a CDS encoding iron chaperone: MKTLDEYLAWIENPSHRERMEEIFNWIRDKYPNLQPTIKWNQPMFTDHGTFIIGFSISKKHAAVAPEQEAIAHAKGDIEKAGYDCTENIIRLPWDRPVPYALLEKLIDFNLRDKADCTTFWRK; this comes from the coding sequence ATGAAAACCCTTGACGAGTATTTGGCCTGGATCGAGAATCCGTCGCACCGGGAGAGAATGGAAGAGATTTTCAACTGGATAAGGGACAAATATCCGAATCTCCAACCGACAATCAAATGGAATCAACCGATGTTCACGGATCACGGTACCTTTATCATCGGATTCAGCATTTCAAAAAAACATGCGGCGGTCGCCCCCGAACAGGAGGCCATCGCCCATGCGAAGGGCGACATCGAGAAGGCCGGCTACGACTGCACGGAAAACATCATCCGCCTCCCCTGGGATCGGCCCGTCCCCTATGCCCTGCTGGAAAAACTGATCGATTTTAACCTTCGGGACAAGGCGGACTGCACAACCTTTTGGCGGAAATAG
- a CDS encoding ABC transporter ATP-binding protein — METFKRLKRFYWPFRGYFFVSLSALLLVTGLTMIYPFALKVTIDEVIGAGRYEWVPWIALGFVLLMLVKALAAFVQQYAGDLFGIRTVYELRNALYRKLESLPFRFYDNAKTGDLMSRLTADVEAFRFFLSFGCAQFLNFLLLLGFGLGAMVYLHPRLAAVTLLAMPFLSVTVFRFDRKVHPAFLGVRRSFAHLTTKVQENISGMHTVKALAREDLEISRFEDRNRRYMEANLEAARIWSAYFPLMELIGNISVVVLLAYGGWLVIRGELLLGELVAFFSLVWYIIGPLMHLGFIINTYSQSKAAGERILEILDAPEEIQSPPQAVVAERIRGHVRFVKVSHRYSPDGEWALREVSFDAPPGKVIGLIGATGAGKTTLIRLIARFYDPTEGEVLVDGRPVSEYDLQFLRRHIGVVFQDTFLFSSTIRDNIAYGRPDVSMEQVIRAAKRAQAHDFISGFPDGYDTVLGERGLGLSGGQKQRIAIARALVTEPSILILDDATSAVDMVTESRLQEALKEAMRGRTTFIIAHRISSVQHADEILVLDRGRVAERGTHRELLERGGIYRRIYDIQFRDRHAVPL, encoded by the coding sequence TTGGAAACCTTCAAGCGGTTGAAACGGTTTTACTGGCCCTTCAGAGGGTATTTTTTCGTTTCCCTTTCCGCTCTTCTTTTGGTGACCGGGCTGACGATGATCTATCCCTTCGCCCTGAAGGTCACCATCGACGAGGTGATCGGCGCGGGGCGTTACGAGTGGGTTCCCTGGATCGCCCTGGGCTTTGTGTTGTTGATGCTGGTCAAGGCCCTGGCCGCCTTTGTGCAGCAATATGCCGGGGACCTGTTCGGCATCCGGACGGTTTACGAGCTCAGGAACGCCCTCTATCGGAAGCTGGAGTCCCTTCCCTTCCGGTTTTACGACAACGCCAAGACCGGCGATCTCATGTCCCGGCTGACGGCCGATGTGGAGGCGTTTCGCTTCTTCCTTTCCTTCGGTTGCGCCCAGTTCCTCAACTTTCTTCTCCTGCTGGGCTTCGGTCTGGGGGCGATGGTGTACCTCCATCCGCGGCTCGCGGCGGTCACCCTTCTGGCGATGCCCTTTCTTTCCGTCACCGTCTTTCGGTTCGACCGGAAAGTGCATCCCGCCTTTCTGGGGGTGCGCAGGTCCTTTGCGCATCTCACCACCAAGGTGCAGGAAAACATCAGCGGCATGCACACGGTGAAGGCCCTGGCCCGGGAGGACCTGGAGATTTCCAGGTTTGAGGATCGAAACCGCCGGTACATGGAGGCCAACCTGGAGGCGGCCCGCATCTGGAGCGCCTATTTTCCCCTGATGGAGCTGATCGGAAACATCAGCGTGGTGGTGCTGCTCGCCTACGGGGGATGGCTGGTGATCCGGGGGGAGCTGCTGTTGGGGGAGCTGGTCGCCTTTTTCAGCCTGGTCTGGTATATCATCGGCCCGCTGATGCATTTGGGGTTCATCATCAACACGTATTCCCAGTCCAAGGCGGCCGGTGAGCGGATTTTGGAAATCCTGGATGCGCCCGAGGAGATCCAAAGCCCTCCGCAGGCGGTGGTTGCGGAGCGCATCCGGGGCCATGTCCGGTTTGTGAAGGTTTCCCACCGGTATTCCCCGGACGGGGAATGGGCCCTCCGGGAGGTTTCCTTCGACGCGCCGCCGGGGAAGGTGATCGGGCTCATCGGGGCGACGGGAGCGGGAAAGACGACGCTCATCCGGCTGATTGCCCGCTTTTACGATCCCACGGAGGGGGAGGTCCTCGTGGACGGCCGGCCGGTCTCGGAATACGATCTTCAGTTTCTGAGGCGCCACATCGGCGTGGTGTTTCAGGATACCTTCCTGTTTTCCTCCACGATTCGCGACAACATCGCCTACGGTCGTCCCGACGTCTCCATGGAGCAGGTGATCCGGGCGGCCAAGCGGGCCCAGGCCCACGACTTTATCTCCGGCTTTCCGGACGGTTATGACACGGTGCTGGGCGAGAGGGGACTCGGCCTGTCCGGCGGACAGAAGCAGCGGATCGCCATCGCCCGGGCGCTGGTGACGGAGCCTTCGATCCTGATTCTGGATGACGCCACCAGCGCCGTGGACATGGTGACGGAGTCCCGCCTCCAGGAAGCCCTGAAGGAGGCCATGCGGGGAAGGACGACCTTCATCATCGCCCACCGCATCTCCTCCGTCCAGCACGCCGACGAGATTCTCGTGCTGGACCGGGGGCGGGTGGCGGAGCGGGGCACCCACCGGGAGCTGTTGGAGCGCGGGGGCATCTACCGCCGCATCTACGACATCCAATTCCGGGACCGGCACGCCGTGCCGCTGTGA
- a CDS encoding ABC transporter ATP-binding protein has translation MAVETPVRERFRYAPETVIEKPFNWALMVRLLSYVKPYAGTLLPLALLVMALSTAVRLFAPYTISLAIDQALMKRDGPLLAAFVGIISGMYLLNWIANSLRIRWMNQLGQSVIFDLRRELFNHIQRLSLRFFDERSAGSILVRITNDINSLQELLTNGIVNVIMDVALLCGIVIVMTVLSPGLTAAVLVVLPLMFLISIKLRRLIRRSWQRVRIRQSVLNSHLNESIQGMRVTQSFTQEKENMEYFRRLNRDNYKAWRDATRKSATFRPFVEMTGAAGTAILIGFGAYLIQQEAITIGVFVAFAYYLGNFWEPISRLGQVYNQLLMAMASTERIFEFLDHEPSVPEKKDAADLKEVRGHIRLEKVVFSYDGKRKALDGIDLEILPGQTVALVGHTGSGKTSIVNLICRFYDPDGGRITLDGRDLRDLRLDSLRRRVSIVLQDTFIFSGTIMENIRFGRPEATDEEVRAAAEAVGADAFIRDLPKGYETEVEERGSVLSVGQRQLLSFARTLLADPRILILDEATAGIDTETELRIQRAMKTLLSGRTAIVIAHRLSTIRDADKIVVLERGKVIEQGTHEELMARRGAYFNLVRAQFRAPGAE, from the coding sequence GTGGCCGTGGAAACGCCTGTGCGGGAGCGCTTTCGGTACGCTCCGGAAACGGTGATCGAGAAACCCTTCAACTGGGCGCTGATGGTCCGGCTGCTGTCGTATGTGAAGCCTTACGCCGGGACGCTGCTGCCCCTGGCGCTCCTGGTGATGGCCCTGTCGACGGCGGTCCGTCTCTTCGCCCCCTACACCATCAGTCTGGCCATCGACCAGGCCCTGATGAAAAGGGACGGACCGCTCCTGGCCGCCTTCGTGGGGATCATCTCCGGCATGTACCTGCTCAACTGGATTGCCAACTCCCTGCGGATCCGCTGGATGAACCAATTGGGGCAATCGGTCATCTTCGACCTTAGGAGGGAGCTTTTCAACCACATCCAGCGCCTTTCCCTCCGGTTTTTCGACGAGCGGTCGGCGGGGTCGATCCTGGTGCGCATCACCAACGACATCAACTCCCTGCAGGAGTTGCTCACCAACGGGATCGTCAACGTGATCATGGACGTCGCCCTGTTGTGCGGGATCGTGATCGTGATGACGGTGCTCAGCCCCGGCCTGACGGCGGCGGTCCTGGTGGTTCTCCCCCTGATGTTCCTGATATCGATCAAGCTGCGGCGCTTGATCCGCCGTTCCTGGCAGCGGGTGCGCATCCGGCAGTCGGTGCTCAATTCCCATCTGAACGAAAGCATTCAGGGGATGCGGGTCACCCAGTCCTTCACCCAGGAAAAGGAAAACATGGAGTATTTCCGCCGGCTGAACCGGGACAACTACAAAGCCTGGAGGGATGCAACCCGCAAGAGCGCCACCTTTCGTCCCTTCGTGGAGATGACCGGGGCGGCGGGCACCGCCATCTTGATCGGTTTCGGGGCGTATCTCATCCAACAGGAGGCGATCACCATCGGCGTGTTTGTCGCCTTCGCCTATTATCTGGGCAACTTTTGGGAACCCATTTCCCGGCTGGGGCAGGTGTACAACCAGCTCCTGATGGCGATGGCCTCCACGGAGCGGATCTTCGAATTCCTGGACCATGAGCCCTCCGTTCCGGAGAAAAAAGATGCCGCCGACCTTAAGGAGGTCCGGGGGCATATCCGGCTGGAGAAGGTGGTCTTTTCCTACGACGGCAAGAGGAAAGCGCTGGACGGGATCGATCTGGAGATCCTGCCCGGGCAGACCGTCGCCCTGGTGGGGCACACGGGATCGGGCAAAACGTCGATCGTCAATCTGATCTGCCGTTTCTACGACCCCGACGGGGGACGCATCACCCTCGACGGCCGCGATCTGCGGGATCTCCGCCTGGACAGCCTCCGCCGCCGGGTCAGCATCGTCCTGCAGGATACCTTCATCTTTTCCGGAACCATCATGGAGAATATCCGCTTCGGGCGGCCGGAGGCCACCGACGAGGAAGTGCGGGCGGCGGCCGAGGCGGTGGGAGCCGACGCCTTCATCCGGGATCTGCCCAAGGGGTATGAGACGGAGGTGGAAGAGCGGGGCAGCGTGCTGTCCGTCGGCCAGCGGCAGCTGCTCTCCTTTGCCCGCACCCTGTTGGCGGATCCCCGGATCCTGATCCTGGACGAGGCCACCGCCGGCATCGACACGGAGACGGAACTGAGAATCCAGCGGGCGATGAAAACCCTGCTTTCCGGTCGGACCGCCATCGTGATCGCCCACCGGCTGTCCACGATCCGGGATGCCGACAAGATCGTCGTCCTGGAACGCGGGAAGGTGATCGAACAGGGGACCCACGAGGAACTGATGGCGCGGCGCGGGGCGTATTTCAACCTGGTCCGGGCCCAGTTCCGGGCACCGGGGGCGGAATGA
- the fabI gene encoding enoyl-ACP reductase FabI, with product MTKLLEGKRVVIMGVANKRSIAWAIAQSLHNHGAELAFTYQGERLERRVRELVEAEMPGSPMFECDVTSDEQVRSAFDRIGEVWGRIDGLVHCIAFAKAEDLEVPFVETSRDGYALAQDISSYSLVACARAAKSLMTEGGSILTMTYMGSERVIPNYNVMGVAKAALEASVRYLAYDLGPSGIRVNAISAGPIRTLAAKGVKNFNSMLHIVEERSPLRKTTDPAEVADTALFLISPLSRGITGEVIHVDGGYNIMGM from the coding sequence ATGACCAAATTGTTGGAGGGCAAGCGCGTAGTGATCATGGGGGTGGCCAACAAGCGGAGCATCGCCTGGGCCATCGCCCAGAGCCTGCACAACCACGGCGCGGAGCTGGCCTTCACCTACCAGGGAGAGCGGTTGGAACGGCGGGTGAGGGAATTGGTGGAGGCGGAGATGCCCGGCTCCCCCATGTTTGAGTGCGACGTCACCTCGGACGAACAGGTGCGCTCCGCCTTCGACAGGATCGGCGAAGTCTGGGGTCGCATCGACGGGCTGGTGCACTGCATCGCCTTCGCCAAGGCCGAGGATTTGGAAGTGCCCTTCGTGGAAACGTCCCGGGACGGTTATGCCCTCGCCCAGGACATCAGCTCCTACTCCCTGGTGGCCTGCGCCCGGGCGGCCAAATCCCTGATGACCGAAGGCGGCAGCATCCTCACGATGACCTACATGGGATCGGAGCGGGTCATCCCCAACTACAACGTGATGGGTGTGGCCAAGGCGGCCCTGGAGGCCAGCGTCCGCTATCTGGCTTACGACCTGGGGCCGTCGGGAATCCGGGTGAACGCCATCTCGGCCGGCCCGATCCGCACCTTGGCGGCCAAGGGCGTGAAGAACTTCAATTCCATGCTGCACATCGTCGAGGAGCGTTCGCCTCTCCGCAAAACGACGGATCCCGCCGAAGTGGCGGACACCGCCCTGTTCCTGATCAGTCCCCTGTCCCGCGGAATCACCGGCGAAGTGATCCATGTGGACGGCGGTTACAATATCATGGGGATGTAA
- the speD gene encoding adenosylmethionine decarboxylase — MEYSTFGRHVAMDAWGVDYHLLNDVTQLERHLVTAAEKCGATVLSVQSKKFEPQGATVLVLLSESHLSIHTYPEKGFAALDCYTCGYTVDPMVAIQYLMDVLKPTQAFPKVLRRGDGPIEVVQPEFPKSEVAV, encoded by the coding sequence ATGGAGTATTCCACTTTCGGAAGACATGTGGCGATGGATGCGTGGGGCGTCGATTATCATCTGCTCAACGACGTTACCCAGCTGGAACGGCACCTGGTGACGGCTGCCGAAAAGTGCGGAGCGACGGTGCTGTCGGTGCAGTCCAAAAAGTTTGAGCCGCAAGGAGCCACCGTGCTGGTTCTCCTGTCCGAGAGCCATCTTTCGATTCACACCTATCCGGAAAAAGGCTTTGCCGCACTCGACTGTTATACCTGCGGGTATACCGTTGATCCGATGGTGGCCATTCAGTACCTGATGGATGTACTGAAACCGACACAAGCATTTCCCAAGGTGCTACGAAGAGGCGACGGTCCCATAGAGGTTGTCCAACCTGAATTTCCGAAAAGTGAAGTCGCCGTCTGA